The proteins below come from a single Nitrosospira sp. Is2 genomic window:
- a CDS encoding nitrite/sulfite reductase, producing the protein MDHLNLANEEEINSFDQALEDFRGLRVDVDRFTATRLQMGIYGQRQEGVNMVRIKLPGGRLNAPQLRVIADMLEKYARHDVVHITTRQDIQMHYVPLEDTPAVLRHLATAGLTTREACGNTIRNVTACPLSGVCPRQHVDVNKHLDGAVQHFLRNPLTQQMPRKFKISLSACESDCAQGMMHDMGIVAVRDGDRFGFKVLAGGGLGHKPHEAIVVEEFIEEKDLLPVMEAIISLHNRYSDRVKRAKARIKFLVDKFGPEGFVDKYREELGRTKAALATLDYPRGEWNAGLDSEVPGMGAPRHVFAQKQNDYYVFPISVPMGNLNVVQLRGLADIAEAHELHDIRATQDQNMFFANVAEAKIETLRADLAELGLREPQAGDNVVACPGTSTCRLGITSSTILAPKLNGGFQDLKIRVSGCHNGCAQPEAGDIGIYGEGKRMHGKLVPHYQMYFGGNAMAGGALAIKGPSIPAARIEAAVSRVKSAHLANAEAGENFSFWTRRVGKEYFTGLLTDLMEVKPEELDSVLRDHGKDGDFKVLQLGGGECAGVSQVKIGSSFFEAAHERNYRDALKFQRKFEDSVKCAEEIARLIGQGVSELLGGKKYEGLAEQAEELRRVLPTKPRLSRQLAKFAEDFAHPPEELNDGRLTEWYGELDAWTMEAAEFCLGFDRQLDLAGALPSAASARSPLQREQSSIVI; encoded by the coding sequence ATGGATCATTTGAATCTCGCTAACGAAGAGGAAATAAATTCTTTCGATCAGGCGCTGGAGGATTTCCGGGGTCTGCGCGTGGATGTCGACCGTTTCACCGCCACGCGCCTGCAAATGGGGATATATGGCCAGCGGCAGGAAGGCGTCAACATGGTGCGCATCAAGCTTCCAGGCGGACGTCTTAATGCGCCGCAACTGCGCGTGATCGCCGATATGCTGGAAAAATACGCACGCCATGACGTCGTGCATATTACCACCCGCCAGGATATACAAATGCATTACGTGCCGCTGGAGGATACGCCGGCAGTGCTCCGCCATTTGGCCACGGCAGGGTTGACGACCCGGGAAGCGTGCGGCAATACCATACGTAACGTTACTGCGTGCCCGCTGTCCGGCGTGTGCCCTCGTCAGCATGTCGACGTTAACAAGCATCTCGACGGTGCGGTACAGCACTTTTTGCGCAACCCGCTGACACAGCAAATGCCGCGTAAATTCAAGATCAGCCTGTCCGCCTGCGAATCCGATTGCGCACAGGGAATGATGCACGATATGGGAATTGTCGCGGTACGCGACGGCGACCGCTTCGGTTTCAAGGTTCTGGCCGGCGGCGGACTCGGCCATAAGCCGCATGAGGCGATCGTAGTGGAGGAATTTATCGAAGAAAAGGATTTGTTGCCTGTGATGGAAGCGATCATTTCATTGCACAACCGCTATTCTGATCGGGTCAAGCGCGCCAAGGCGCGAATCAAATTCCTGGTGGACAAGTTCGGGCCGGAAGGGTTTGTTGATAAATATCGCGAAGAACTGGGACGTACCAAAGCGGCGCTGGCGACGTTGGATTACCCCAGGGGTGAATGGAACGCTGGTTTAGATAGCGAAGTCCCCGGTATGGGCGCGCCCCGGCATGTGTTCGCCCAGAAACAGAACGATTATTACGTTTTTCCAATCAGCGTGCCCATGGGTAATTTGAACGTGGTGCAACTGCGTGGCCTTGCCGATATTGCCGAGGCTCACGAACTGCATGATATACGCGCTACCCAGGATCAAAATATGTTTTTCGCGAATGTGGCGGAGGCCAAGATCGAAACATTGCGGGCGGACTTGGCGGAATTGGGTCTGCGCGAGCCACAGGCAGGCGATAACGTAGTCGCGTGCCCGGGTACTTCTACATGCCGGTTAGGCATCACTTCAAGCACGATCCTGGCCCCCAAGCTAAACGGTGGTTTCCAGGACCTGAAAATACGTGTGTCCGGCTGCCATAATGGCTGTGCGCAGCCTGAGGCTGGTGATATCGGCATTTATGGGGAGGGGAAACGCATGCATGGCAAGCTCGTGCCCCACTATCAGATGTATTTCGGCGGCAATGCCATGGCGGGTGGGGCATTGGCGATCAAGGGGCCGTCAATCCCCGCTGCCCGCATCGAAGCAGCAGTAAGCCGGGTGAAGTCGGCCCACCTGGCAAACGCTGAGGCCGGAGAAAATTTTTCTTTCTGGACACGGCGTGTAGGCAAGGAATATTTCACCGGACTGCTGACAGATTTGATGGAGGTGAAACCGGAAGAATTGGATTCGGTCTTGCGCGATCATGGCAAGGATGGGGACTTCAAGGTGTTGCAATTAGGCGGTGGCGAATGCGCGGGAGTAAGCCAGGTAAAGATAGGTTCAAGCTTTTTCGAGGCGGCTCACGAGCGTAATTATCGGGATGCACTTAAGTTTCAACGCAAATTCGAGGATTCAGTCAAGTGCGCCGAAGAGATCGCCCGATTGATTGGTCAGGGTGTGAGTGAATTACTGGGCGGCAAGAAATACGAGGGTCTGGCGGAGCAGGCGGAAGAGTTGCGCCGTGTGCTGCCTACCAAGCCGCGCTTATCCCGGCAACTGGCAAAATTCGCAGAGGATTTCGCACACCCCCCGGAAGAGCTGAATGACGGCAGGCTGACCGAATGGTACGGCGAATTGGACGCATGGACCATGGAGGCAGCGGAGTTTTGCCTAGGGTTTGACCGCCAGCTCGACCTGGCCGGGGCGCTGCCGTCCGCAGCTTCAGCCAGATCACCGCTTCAGCGAGAGCAGTCGTCGATCGTTATTTGA
- a CDS encoding phosphoadenylyl-sulfate reductase, translating into MSLDHKITEVRKVLDTAQEDYAPVTFASSFGAEDMVLTDLIAQYYPSIGMFTLDTGRLPEETYSLMREVADRYGVRIPVFFPDFAVIEAYVAQNGPNGFYDSVDLRKQCCHIRKVEPLKRALSGKHAWITGLRRDQAPTRKDLATVEFDSEHGLQKFSPLLNWNLTEVWEYLKQFEVPYNALHDRGYTSIGCAPCTRAITPGEDVRAGRWWWEDPEIKECGLHPDKRRK; encoded by the coding sequence ATGAGCCTGGATCACAAGATTACCGAAGTGCGGAAAGTGCTGGACACGGCGCAGGAAGACTATGCTCCCGTCACCTTCGCCTCAAGTTTTGGCGCCGAGGACATGGTGTTAACGGACCTGATCGCACAATACTATCCTTCTATCGGGATGTTTACGCTGGACACCGGTCGGCTGCCTGAAGAAACCTATAGCTTGATGAGAGAAGTGGCTGATCGTTATGGTGTACGTATTCCAGTATTTTTTCCTGATTTTGCCGTAATTGAGGCATATGTTGCGCAGAACGGCCCCAATGGGTTCTACGACAGCGTGGATTTGCGGAAACAATGTTGCCACATACGCAAGGTCGAGCCCCTGAAACGCGCATTGAGCGGGAAACATGCCTGGATTACGGGGTTACGACGCGACCAGGCGCCCACCAGGAAAGATCTCGCTACGGTGGAATTCGATTCTGAACATGGTTTGCAAAAATTCAGCCCGCTGCTGAACTGGAATTTAACGGAGGTATGGGAATATCTCAAACAATTTGAAGTCCCGTACAACGCACTACACGATAGAGGTTACACGAGCATCGGCTGCGCCCCTTGTACGCGAGCCATTACCCCCGGCGAGGACGTCCGGGCCGGCCGGTGGTGGTGGGAAGATCCGGAAATCAAAGAGTGCGGTCTACATCCGGACAAGCGGCGCAAGTAA
- the cysD gene encoding sulfate adenylyltransferase subunit CysD, whose amino-acid sequence MKTEPVAIKRRMARHLGHLDALESEAIHIMREVAAECANPTLLFSGGKDSIVLLRLAEKAFRPGRFPFPLLHVDTGHNFPEVIEFRDRRVRQLGERLIVRSMEDSIRQGRVVLRSEKQSRNAFQSVTLLDAIAEFRFDACIGGARRDEEKARAKERIFSFRDEFGQWDPKNQRPELWDIYNTRVHPGENIRVFPISNWTELDVWEYIAREDLEVPEIYFAHTRDVIRRGGGLLPLSHLIDLKEGEKVENLMVRFRTVGDMSCTCPVESSAVCVGEIIAETAITRITERGATRMDDQTSEASMELRKKEGYF is encoded by the coding sequence ATGAAGACTGAGCCGGTGGCTATCAAACGCCGTATGGCACGCCATCTAGGTCATCTGGATGCGCTTGAAAGCGAAGCCATCCATATCATGCGGGAGGTCGCTGCAGAATGCGCCAATCCAACCCTGCTGTTTTCCGGCGGCAAGGATTCCATCGTGCTGCTGCGTCTAGCGGAAAAAGCTTTTCGTCCAGGACGTTTTCCATTTCCTCTGCTGCACGTCGATACCGGGCATAACTTTCCGGAAGTGATCGAGTTTCGAGACCGCCGCGTGAGGCAGCTCGGCGAGCGGCTAATCGTGCGTAGTATGGAAGACTCCATCAGGCAGGGTAGAGTGGTATTGCGTTCGGAAAAACAGAGCCGCAATGCGTTTCAGTCTGTGACACTTCTGGATGCCATTGCGGAATTCCGGTTCGACGCTTGTATCGGCGGCGCGCGTCGCGACGAGGAAAAAGCCCGCGCGAAGGAACGTATATTTTCGTTCCGCGATGAATTTGGGCAGTGGGATCCGAAGAACCAGCGCCCGGAACTGTGGGATATCTACAATACTCGGGTACATCCCGGCGAAAATATACGTGTATTTCCTATTAGCAATTGGACTGAACTGGATGTGTGGGAATACATTGCGCGCGAAGACCTGGAAGTGCCGGAAATCTATTTCGCTCACACGCGAGATGTTATCAGGCGCGGCGGCGGCCTTCTGCCGCTATCCCACCTGATCGATCTTAAGGAAGGCGAAAAAGTGGAGAACCTAATGGTTCGCTTCCGCACCGTGGGTGATATGAGCTGCACCTGTCCGGTGGAGTCATCTGCCGTCTGTGTGGGCGAAATTATCGCTGAAACGGCGATAACGCGTATCACTGAGCGGGGCGCCACGCGGATGGACGACCAGACGTCCGAGGCGTCCATGGAACTGCGGAAGAAAGAGGGCTATTTCTGA
- the cysN gene encoding sulfate adenylyltransferase subunit CysN: MSAIESVSFDHTELLRFITAGSVDDGKSTLIGRLLHDSKSIFEDQLSAITHTSQRRGMGSVDLSLLTDGLQAEREQGITIDVAYRYFATPKRKFIIADTPGHEQYTRNMVTGASTANLAIILVDARKGVLTQSRRHAYLASLVGIPHLVVAVNKMDLVDYSREVFERICKDFDAFAGGLKLRNIAYIPMSALNGDMVVERSDRLDWYDGLTLMELLENVPIDHDINLEDFRFPVQLVCRPQTEELHDFRGYMGRIESGFISVGDSVKVLPSGLTSRVKEIVTYDGNLDDAVAPQSVTLTIEDHLDISRGDMLVKSIEVPTVTKEFEAMLCWLSEQSLDPRRKYLIKHTTRTVKALVSRIAYRVDVNTLKHEAADTLKMNDIGRVLIKVHQPLACDPYQRNHATGSFIVIDEANNNTVAAGMVCPQNG; encoded by the coding sequence ATGTCAGCCATTGAAAGTGTTTCTTTTGATCATACGGAATTATTGCGTTTCATCACCGCGGGTAGCGTGGATGATGGCAAAAGCACCCTGATTGGGCGGTTGCTGCACGACTCAAAATCGATTTTTGAGGACCAGTTGAGCGCCATTACGCACACTTCGCAGCGCCGCGGAATGGGTAGTGTTGATTTATCCCTGCTCACCGATGGATTGCAAGCCGAGCGTGAACAAGGCATCACCATCGATGTGGCTTATCGATACTTCGCGACTCCAAAGCGGAAATTCATCATTGCGGATACCCCAGGCCATGAGCAGTATACCCGCAATATGGTTACAGGGGCCTCCACGGCCAATCTGGCGATCATTTTGGTCGATGCGCGCAAGGGCGTACTGACGCAGTCCCGCCGCCATGCGTACCTTGCAAGTCTGGTTGGCATTCCTCATCTCGTGGTGGCGGTCAACAAGATGGATCTGGTGGATTATTCCCGCGAGGTGTTCGAGCGAATTTGCAAGGATTTCGATGCTTTTGCCGGTGGACTCAAGCTGAGAAATATCGCCTATATTCCGATGTCGGCTTTAAACGGCGATATGGTGGTGGAACGGAGTGATAGGCTCGACTGGTACGACGGCCTGACACTGATGGAGTTGCTGGAAAACGTTCCCATTGACCACGACATCAACCTCGAAGATTTCCGGTTCCCGGTACAGCTGGTTTGCCGGCCACAAACGGAGGAGTTACATGATTTTCGGGGTTACATGGGCCGTATTGAGTCCGGTTTCATCAGCGTTGGCGATTCAGTGAAAGTTCTGCCGTCAGGATTGACTTCGCGTGTCAAGGAAATTGTCACCTATGATGGCAATCTCGACGACGCCGTTGCGCCGCAGTCGGTTACGCTGACGATCGAGGACCATCTGGATATCTCACGGGGAGACATGCTGGTAAAGTCGATCGAGGTTCCCACGGTCACGAAGGAGTTTGAGGCGATGCTGTGCTGGCTCTCTGAGCAAAGTCTCGACCCGCGGCGAAAATATCTCATCAAACACACGACACGAACGGTTAAGGCACTCGTTTCCCGGATAGCGTATCGCGTCGATGTCAACACGCTGAAGCATGAGGCGGCGGATACCCTGAAAATGAACGATATAGGACGGGTATTAATCAAAGTACATCAGCCTCTGGCTTGCGATCCATATCAGCGTAATCATGCTACCGGAAGCTTTATTGTCATTGATGAAGCCAATAATAATACCGTTGCCGCAGGCATGGTCTGTCCACAAAACGGTTGA
- a CDS encoding FAD-dependent oxidoreductase, with protein MTSLQLASNPLSATNVIPPALGFGMDFTDLYCREGLLRLDQAFLEFLGEGEEGLRLRLDHARAQPDSMDRKEEAALLIEIGPWMDDFIARLFGIEREVSALAARHHELSPLYSCKRQFVQRRATNKVSEAEIAQVDGIALEGKLAAELAEPFSELAFARKVTEWQLDEGTNEERIKDALLYAAWALKTAAGRERNRDGVLFKAPAKLDFLHLLSTDTDNSAGYTVHSLHHIRRREGFALTDPGTDLVGALDEANYCIWCHEQGKDSCSKGMKEKPKAPGEASSFKKSQLGVLLTGCPLEERISEFHKLKTQGVTIGSLAMIVIDNPMCAGTGHRICNDCMKSCIYQKQEPVDIPQAETRTLKDVLELPWGFEIYSLLTRWNPLNLRRPLPKAPTGRKVLVVGMGPAGYTLAHHLMNDGHAVVGIDGLKIEPLSPEISGVNGEGGHVPFRAIRNADELAESLDERMPGGFGGVAEYGITVRWDKNFLKLIRLLLERREEFALFGGVRFGGTLTADDAFALGFDHVALAAGAGRPTVLDLPNGLARGVRAASDFLMGLQLTGAAQINSVANMQLRLPVVVIGGGLTAIDTATEALAYYPVQVDKFLRRYEILTAVQGEAAIRSAWDEEERVIAEEFLSHARAIRAERRQAEQEGRAPRVLELLQSWGGATIAYRKRLIDSPSYTLNHEEVEKALEEGIWFAEGLTPVRVDTDKWEHAQSVQFAVQTLDETGSWQPTGEVVLPARAVLVAAGTQPNTVLAREDEKNFKLNGRYFAACDENGDPVSLPRANPKPENPGVLLSRYGDGRFISFFGDLHPSYSGNVVKAMSSAKQGYPVVSAVLERVAPASSKPAWLFFAEMNGQLRATVHKVERLTPNIIEVVVHAPMAVERFHPGQFYRFQNFAALASSAGETKLAMEGIALTGASVDVGRGLVSLIALEMGGSADLCARLNPGDPVVLMGPTGTPTEILPDETVILVGGGLGNAVLFSIGAAARAAGSKILYFAGYKKLIDRYKVAEIEAAADVVVWCCDEAPGFQPSRPDDLSYVGNIVAAMAAYGSGALGHQKIRLADAHRIIAIGSDRMMAAVGAARHDKLRPYLKTDHFAIGSINSPMQCMMKEICAQCLQPHKDPETGEVTYVFSCFNQDQPLDQVDFGGLASRLRQNSVQEKLTTRWISHCLEKNQIGT; from the coding sequence ATGACAAGTTTACAATTGGCTTCCAACCCTTTATCGGCAACCAACGTCATCCCTCCCGCGCTGGGATTCGGAATGGATTTTACGGACCTTTACTGCCGCGAAGGGTTGTTAAGATTGGATCAGGCATTTCTTGAATTTTTGGGTGAAGGAGAAGAAGGACTGCGCCTCCGGTTGGACCACGCTCGTGCCCAGCCAGATAGCATGGACCGCAAGGAAGAAGCTGCGCTACTGATTGAGATCGGGCCTTGGATGGACGATTTCATTGCCAGACTGTTTGGCATTGAGCGGGAAGTCAGCGCCCTCGCCGCACGGCATCATGAGCTTTCCCCGCTTTATTCATGCAAAAGGCAGTTTGTTCAGCGCCGCGCGACGAACAAGGTAAGCGAGGCGGAGATTGCGCAAGTGGATGGGATTGCGCTGGAAGGAAAGCTGGCGGCCGAATTGGCTGAGCCTTTCTCCGAGTTGGCATTTGCGCGCAAGGTCACGGAGTGGCAATTGGATGAAGGGACAAACGAAGAGCGGATCAAGGACGCGCTGCTGTATGCAGCCTGGGCGCTGAAGACAGCCGCCGGAAGGGAGCGTAATCGCGACGGGGTATTGTTCAAGGCGCCTGCAAAACTCGATTTCCTGCATCTTTTGTCGACCGATACCGACAACAGCGCGGGCTACACCGTTCATAGTCTTCATCATATCCGTCGGCGGGAGGGATTCGCGCTTACTGATCCCGGCACCGACCTAGTGGGCGCATTGGATGAGGCCAATTACTGCATCTGGTGCCATGAGCAGGGAAAAGATTCATGCTCCAAGGGGATGAAGGAGAAGCCAAAAGCTCCGGGGGAGGCCTCATCCTTTAAAAAAAGCCAGCTCGGGGTTCTGCTAACGGGATGTCCGCTGGAAGAGCGAATTTCCGAGTTTCATAAGCTGAAGACTCAAGGCGTGACTATCGGCAGCCTGGCCATGATTGTGATCGACAATCCCATGTGCGCAGGCACAGGCCACCGAATCTGCAACGATTGCATGAAGTCATGCATATACCAGAAACAGGAACCGGTCGATATCCCTCAGGCTGAGACGCGCACGCTCAAAGATGTGCTGGAGCTCCCTTGGGGTTTCGAAATTTACAGCCTTCTCACGCGCTGGAATCCGCTCAATTTACGACGACCGCTGCCTAAGGCGCCGACAGGCCGGAAAGTGCTGGTAGTCGGCATGGGCCCGGCGGGATATACCCTGGCGCATCATTTAATGAATGATGGCCATGCGGTAGTTGGTATCGATGGTCTCAAGATTGAGCCATTATCGCCGGAGATATCCGGCGTGAATGGGGAAGGTGGACATGTCCCATTCAGGGCTATCCGGAACGCTGACGAGCTTGCCGAGAGTCTGGATGAGCGCATGCCAGGCGGTTTTGGCGGTGTGGCCGAGTATGGCATCACCGTGCGTTGGGATAAAAATTTTCTCAAGCTGATCCGCTTGCTTCTTGAGCGAAGAGAGGAGTTTGCGCTTTTTGGCGGCGTGCGCTTTGGTGGGACTCTCACGGCCGATGATGCGTTCGCCCTGGGTTTCGACCACGTTGCGCTTGCCGCGGGTGCTGGACGCCCCACTGTCCTCGATCTGCCTAATGGTCTTGCGCGCGGCGTCCGTGCTGCCTCTGATTTTCTGATGGGGTTGCAGTTGACGGGCGCGGCTCAGATCAACTCCGTGGCCAATATGCAGCTACGTCTTCCTGTGGTGGTTATCGGTGGAGGTCTTACTGCTATCGACACTGCTACCGAAGCACTTGCCTACTATCCGGTGCAAGTAGATAAGTTCCTGCGGCGTTACGAAATTCTTACAGCGGTGCAGGGGGAGGCTGCCATCCGTTCGGCCTGGGACGAGGAAGAGCGTGTTATCGCCGAAGAATTTCTTAGCCACGCGCGCGCCATACGCGCGGAGCGGAGACAGGCGGAACAGGAAGGACGCGCACCACGCGTTCTGGAGTTGCTGCAGTCGTGGGGAGGCGCCACTATCGCTTATCGCAAGCGACTGATCGACAGCCCCTCCTATACGCTTAATCACGAAGAGGTCGAGAAAGCGCTGGAGGAGGGGATATGGTTTGCCGAGGGCCTCACGCCGGTGCGAGTGGATACCGATAAATGGGAGCACGCGCAGTCTGTGCAGTTTGCGGTGCAAACGCTGGATGAAACCGGATCGTGGCAGCCAACGGGAGAGGTGGTATTGCCTGCGCGCGCAGTTCTGGTGGCAGCAGGAACGCAGCCCAACACGGTTCTCGCCAGAGAAGACGAGAAGAATTTCAAGCTGAACGGCCGTTATTTCGCTGCTTGCGATGAAAACGGAGATCCCGTCAGCCTTCCAAGGGCAAATCCCAAGCCGGAAAACCCGGGCGTGCTGCTGAGCCGGTACGGCGATGGGCGCTTCATCAGTTTTTTCGGTGATCTGCACCCGTCCTATTCAGGCAACGTGGTTAAGGCGATGTCCAGCGCTAAACAAGGCTATCCGGTCGTAAGCGCGGTGCTCGAAAGGGTGGCTCCCGCATCCTCCAAGCCGGCCTGGTTGTTTTTCGCTGAAATGAATGGTCAGTTACGCGCCACGGTGCATAAGGTTGAGCGTCTTACTCCAAATATTATCGAGGTGGTTGTTCACGCTCCCATGGCAGTGGAGCGGTTTCATCCGGGCCAGTTCTACCGTTTCCAGAACTTCGCAGCGCTCGCTTCTTCGGCGGGCGAAACGAAGCTGGCAATGGAGGGCATCGCCCTTACCGGCGCTTCAGTTGATGTGGGCCGGGGATTGGTATCGCTGATCGCGCTGGAAATGGGAGGCTCGGCCGACTTATGCGCCAGGCTCAATCCGGGTGACCCGGTGGTGCTGATGGGGCCTACCGGGACCCCCACCGAGATTCTGCCGGATGAGACCGTCATCCTGGTGGGTGGAGGGTTGGGTAATGCGGTGTTGTTTTCGATTGGCGCGGCAGCACGGGCGGCGGGATCGAAAATCCTGTATTTCGCGGGATACAAGAAACTGATCGACCGTTATAAAGTCGCGGAAATCGAGGCCGCCGCCGATGTCGTGGTATGGTGTTGCGACGAGGCGCCGGGTTTTCAGCCTTCCCGACCGGATGATCTCAGTTATGTGGGCAATATCGTGGCGGCGATGGCGGCTTATGGAAGCGGTGCCTTGGGGCACCAAAAAATTCGATTGGCTGACGCCCACCGTATCATCGCCATTGGGTCCGACCGGATGATGGCGGCAGTGGGTGCTGCACGCCATGACAAGCTTCGGCCTTACCTGAAAACAGACCATTTTGCTATCGGCTCCATTAATTCGCCCATGCAATGCATGATGAAGGAAATCTGCGCTCAGTGTCTTCAACCTCACAAGGATCCCGAAACGGGAGAAGTAACGTACGTGTTTTCCTGCTTTAACCAGGATCAACCGCTCGATCAAGTGGATTTCGGCGGATTGGCCTCGCGTTTACGTCAGAACAGCGTGCAGGAAAAACTTACGACACGTTGGATCAGTCATTGCTTAGAAAAAAACCAGATCGGCACGTGA
- a CDS encoding Re/Si-specific NAD(P)(+) transhydrogenase subunit alpha, which translates to MRIGIPVEIRGGETRVAATPETVKKFTAKGLHAVLVQSGAGAGASIPDEAFQAAGANIIGSAAELYDQSQILLKVRSPEAGELALIPKDAVLLGLLSPHHVEGIESLARHGVTAFAMERLPRISRAQSMDVLSSQANIAGYKAVLMAANVYQKFFPMLMTAAGTVKAARVLILGAGVAGLQAIATAKRLGAVIEAFDVRPVAKEQVESLGAKFVEVPLSDEERAQAETAGGYAREMSDDYKRRQGELVHQRASAADIIISTALIPGRPAPVLIKEETVRAMKPGSVIVDMAVEAGGNCPLSEMDKIVVKHGVHLIGISNLPGLVAADASALYARNLMNFLNLMLDPKNGDFVMNREDEVIAGTLVCTGGEVIRKT; encoded by the coding sequence ATGCGTATAGGTATACCCGTGGAAATCCGCGGGGGGGAGACCCGCGTTGCGGCCACCCCGGAGACGGTGAAGAAATTTACCGCCAAGGGCCTGCATGCTGTTCTGGTACAGTCTGGCGCGGGTGCCGGGGCAAGCATACCGGATGAGGCCTTCCAGGCTGCTGGGGCAAACATTATAGGCAGCGCCGCAGAACTGTACGATCAATCCCAGATCTTGCTGAAGGTGCGTAGTCCGGAAGCTGGCGAACTGGCTTTGATCCCTAAGGACGCCGTTTTATTGGGCCTGCTCTCGCCGCATCACGTGGAGGGTATTGAAAGCCTCGCCCGTCACGGCGTGACCGCATTCGCCATGGAAAGGCTGCCGCGTATTTCCCGCGCCCAGAGTATGGACGTGCTGTCATCTCAGGCGAACATCGCCGGCTACAAAGCAGTATTGATGGCGGCAAACGTCTATCAGAAATTCTTTCCCATGCTGATGACCGCGGCGGGTACGGTGAAAGCGGCGCGGGTATTGATTCTGGGCGCTGGAGTGGCCGGGTTGCAGGCGATTGCCACCGCCAAGCGTCTGGGAGCCGTCATCGAAGCATTCGATGTGCGTCCGGTGGCAAAAGAACAGGTGGAAAGCCTGGGCGCTAAATTCGTCGAGGTTCCCCTGAGCGATGAGGAAAGAGCGCAGGCGGAAACAGCTGGCGGTTACGCGCGCGAAATGTCCGACGATTACAAGCGGCGCCAGGGCGAACTGGTACATCAGCGAGCCTCGGCCGCGGATATCATCATTAGCACCGCGCTGATTCCCGGCCGTCCGGCGCCGGTTCTGATCAAGGAAGAAACGGTCCGGGCGATGAAACCGGGGTCGGTTATCGTTGACATGGCGGTAGAGGCGGGCGGCAATTGTCCCCTTTCGGAAATGGATAAGATCGTGGTGAAGCACGGCGTGCATCTAATCGGCATATCCAATCTGCCAGGACTGGTGGCGGCGGACGCCAGCGCTTTATATGCGCGTAATTTGATGAACTTTCTTAATCTGATGCTGGATCCAAAAAATGGCGATTTCGTCATGAACCGCGAAGACGAAGTCATCGCTGGAACACTGGTCTGCACAGGTGGGGAAGTTATCCGGAAAACTTGA
- a CDS encoding NAD(P) transhydrogenase subunit alpha, with amino-acid sequence MIGEVDPTIINLTVFVLAIFVGYHVVWNVTPALHTPLMSVTNAISGIILVGAMLAAGPAETDWGVWLGAVAVTLAAINVFGGFLVTQRMLEMFRKKDKRGS; translated from the coding sequence ATGATTGGTGAAGTTGACCCAACCATTATTAATTTAACCGTGTTCGTGCTGGCGATATTCGTCGGTTATCACGTGGTATGGAACGTAACGCCGGCGTTGCACACACCGCTCATGTCGGTAACCAACGCCATTTCGGGCATTATCCTGGTAGGCGCCATGCTGGCGGCCGGCCCGGCAGAAACCGATTGGGGCGTATGGCTGGGTGCGGTAGCGGTAACCCTGGCTGCCATCAACGTATTCGGGGGATTTCTTGTTACCCAGCGGATGCTGGAAATGTTCAGAAAAAAAGATAAAAGAGGAAGCTAG